Proteins from a genomic interval of Benincasa hispida cultivar B227 chromosome 7, ASM972705v1, whole genome shotgun sequence:
- the LOC120081230 gene encoding probable sugar phosphate/phosphate translocator At3g11320, protein MKGSSRFFTIGLVTSWYSSNIGVLLLNKYLLSNYGFKYPIFLTMCHMTACSLLSYVAIAWLKMVPMQTIRSRIQFLKIAALSFVFCISVVFGNISLRYLPVSFNQAVGATTPFFTAVFAYLMTLKREAWLTYVTLIPVVTGVIIASGGEPSFHLFGFIICVAATAARALKSVLQGILLSSEGEKLNSMNLLLYMAPIAVVFLLPAALFMEENVVGITLALARDDKKIIWYLLFNSSLAYFVNLTNFLVTKHTSALTLQVLGNAKGAVAVVISILIFRNPVSVTGMLGYALTVIGVILYSESKKRSK, encoded by the exons ATGAAGGGTTCGAGTCGTTTTTTCACGATCGGGCTTGTGACTTCCTGGTACTCCTCCAACATTGGCGTTCTTTTGTTGAACAAGTATTTGCTGAGCAACTATGGGTTCAAGTACCCGATCTTCTTGACCATGTGCCATATGACGGCTTGCTCTTTGCTTAGCTACGTTGCGATTGCTTGGTTGAAGATGGTTCCGATGCAGACGATTCGATCTCGGATCCAATTTTTGAAGATTGCGGCGCTTAGCTTTGTGTTCTGTATTTCTGTTGTCTTTGGCAACATTTCTCTTAGGTATTTGCCGGTTTCCTTCAACCAAGCTGTTGGGGCTACCACGCCTTTCTTTACGGCAGTTTTTGCTTACCTTATGACGCTGAAGAGGGAAGCTTGGCTCACTTACGTTACTCTCATCCCTGTTGTTACTGGGGTTATTATTGCTAGTGGG GGTGAACCGAGTTTCCATCTGTTTGGATTTATAATATGTGTTGCAGCTACAGCTGCAAGGGCACTCAAATCAGTACTGCAGGGAATTTTGCTTTCTTCTGAAGG AGAGAAGCTGAATTCCATGAATCTTCTTCTGTACATGGCTCCTATAGCTGTTGTCTTTCTGCTGCCTGCGGCACTTTTCATGGAAGAAAACGTGGTCGGTATCACTCTGGCTCTTGCTCGAGATGATAAAAAGATCATCTGGTATCTGTTATTCAACTCTTCACTTGCCTATTTTGTAAACTTAACCAATTTCTTGGTTACCAAGCACACCAGTGCATTGACACTTCAG GTGCTTGGAAATGCGAAGGGTGCTGTCGCTGTGgtgatttcaattttgattttcagaaATCCAGTCTCGGTCACTGGAATGCTTGGTTATGCGCTCACAGTTATTGGAGTTATCCTCTATAGTGAATCGAAGAAAAGAAGCAAATGA